Proteins encoded by one window of Podarcis muralis chromosome 11, rPodMur119.hap1.1, whole genome shotgun sequence:
- the BRIX1 gene encoding ribosome biogenesis protein BRX1 homolog, which produces MAAAKRQRGAGKGAPAEPRRKRAKRAPGAEGEGQGPFAEATPGPDEHVVPAPVSQGKWKNKERVLIFSSRGINFRTRHLMKDLRTMMPHAKADTKMDRKDKLFVINEVCEMKNCNKCIFFEAKKKQDLYVWLSNAPHGPSAKFLVQNIHTLAELKMTGNCLRGSRPILSFDKTFDQEPHYAVLKELFIQIFGTPLYHPKSQPFVDHVFTFSITDKRIWFRNYQIIEDGALVEIGPRFVLNLIKIFQGSFGGPTLYENPHYQSPNMHRRAIRLATAAKFREKQQLKELQKLKKKEEKPLIPEDPTEVVFETPAEEKPEEIQLVKPEPKMSLKKKKKNKLHQRSRKLKRKLGGTGV; this is translated from the exons ATGGCTGCGGCCAAGAGGCAGCGTGGAGCTGGCAAGGGAGCCCCGGCAGAGCCGAGGAGGAAACGCGCCAAGAGAGCTCCGGGGGCAGAGGGCGAGGGCCAAGGCCCGTTCGCTGAGGCCACCCCGGGGCCGGATGAGCACGTCGTCCCGGCCCCAGTCTCGCAG GGCAAATGGAAAAACAAAGAGAGAGTTCTCATTTTCTCTTCCAGAGGGATCAATTTTAGGACAAGGCATCTCATGAAAGACTTAAGAACAATGATGCCCCATGCTAAAGcag AcactaaaatggacaggaaagATAAGCTGTTTGTAATTAACGAG GTCTGCGAAATGAAAAATTGcaataaatgcatattttttgAAGCAAAGAAGAAGCAGGATCTTTATGTGTG GCTTTCAAATGCCCCCCATGGACCATCAGCAAAGTTTCTAGTACAGAATA TTCACACTCTGGCCGAGCTGAAAATGACTGGGAATTGTTTGAGAGGCTCCCGGCCCATTCTGTCTTTTGATAAG ACTTTTGACCAGGAGCCCCATTATGCTGTGCTGAAAGAGCTGTTCATTCAG ATTTTTGGTACTCCTCTGTATCATCCCAAAAGCCAGCCTTTTGTAGATCACGTCTTCACATTCTCCATAACAGACAAGAGGATTTGGTTTCGAAATTACCAG ATAATAGAAGATGGAGCCCTGGTAGAAATTGGGCCGCGCTTTGTCTTAAACCTTATCAAGATCTTCCAGGGCAGCTTTGGAGGACCAACCCTGTATGAAAATCCTCATTACCAGTCTCCAAATATG CATCGCCGGGCAATAAGACTAGCCacagctgcaaaattcagagagaagCAACAACTGAAAGAGCTGCAGAAActgaagaagaaggaagagaagcCGCTGATTCCTGAAGATCCAACAGAAGTTGTTTTTGAAACGCCAGCTGAGGAAAAGCCCGAGGAAATACAGCTAGTGAAGCCAGAGCCCAAAATGagcttgaagaagaaaaagaaaaacaaactacACCAGCGCTCGAGGAAGCTGAAGAGAAAACTTGGTGGAACTGGAGtctga
- the RAD1 gene encoding cell cycle checkpoint protein RAD1 — MPLSTQGETQGEEQNVLVASLDNVRNLSTILKAVHFKDHATCFATANGLKVTVENAKSLQANAFIQAGVFQEFTVQEESVMFRINLAVLLDCLTIFGTSSLSGTQTALRMCYRGYGYPLTLFLEDGGVVTVCKINTQEPEEILDFDFCSTNVVNKIILQSEGLREAFSELDMSSEVLQITVSLEKSNLRLSTFGNAGSTHLDYPKDSDLIEAFHCNQSQTNRYKIALLKPSTKALVLSCKVSIRTDNRGFLSLQYMIRTEDGQICFVEFYCCPDEDVTEAEI, encoded by the exons ATGCCCCTTTCAACCCAAGGGGAAACCCAAGGTGAAGAGCAGAATGTGCTGGTTGCAAGTCTTGACAATGTCAGAAACCTCTCCACCATCCTGAAAGCTGTTCATTTTAAAGATCATGCCACCTGCTTTGCAACTGCAAATGGACTCAAGGTCACAGTGGAAAATGCCAAGTCTCTGCAAGCCAATGCTTTTATTCAG GCAGGGGTTTTCCAAGAATTTACGGTACAAGAAGAATCTGTGATGTTCAGAATCAATCTAGCTGTCCTTCTAGACTGCTTGACCATATTTGGGACAAGTTCTTTGTCAG GCACTCAGACAGCCCTCCGGATGTGCTATCGGGGTTATGGTTACCCTTTGACGCTTTTCCTGGAGGACGGTGGCGTGGTGACTGTATGCAAAATCAACACTCAGGAACCAGAAGAGATCCTCGATTTTGATTTCTGCAGCACAAATGTTGTGAATAAGATCATCCTGCAGTCAGAGGGGCTCCGAGAGGCATTTTCTGAACTAGATATGTCCAGCGAAGTATTGCAGATTACCGTATCTCTAGAAAAGTCTAATTTGAG ACTTTCCACTTTTGGGAATGCTGGAAGCACACATCTAGACTATCCTAAAGATTCAGACTTAATTGAAGCCTTTCACTGTAACCAAAGCCAGACAAACAG GTATAAGATTGCATTACTCAAACCATCAACTAAAGCACTAGTTTTATCCTGCAAGGTGTCTATTCGAACAGATAACAGAGGCTTTCTCTCACTGCAATACATGATCAGGACCGAAGATGGACAGATCTGCTTCGTAGAGTTTTACTGTTGCCCTGATGAGGACGTAACTGAAGCAGAGATTTAG